The following are encoded together in the Serratia nematodiphila DZ0503SBS1 genome:
- a CDS encoding aminotransferase class III-fold pyridoxal phosphate-dependent enzyme has protein sequence MKFGFIAHPTSLGLKRYVKMLDLLQRNSTEQHSGYTRELWERQNLVPFMNFARITSATGATCEGVIKYMPLVADEMLADARGIAARVVQGIEELAGDGAELVGLGGFTSIVGRRGEATAEKSPVPVTSGNSLTTYAGYKALMQIQSWLEIRPEEEPVAIVGYPGSICLALSRLLLAHGFSLHLLHRAGHHDRSELLSHLPEEYHSRVTLTSDPEDLYPRCKLFAAATSAGGVIDPARLQPGSIFIDVALPRDIASETRPARDDILIIDGGCVTATDAVKLGGESLNVTIKQQLNGCMAETIVLALENRRENFSLGRYLAPEKVLEIGEIAERHGFFAYPLASYGERIDRQSVINLKRYYHHDIYAGESADAALPASRLAFIDAVIAQTPAREDTLDRYHQYINPMMVDFLKLQRCDNVFRSAAGTQLYDDAGEAFLDMVAGYGCLNLGHNPQPVVNALKNYLDAQGPNFIQYISIPEQTAKLAEVLCRLAPGNMGRVFFSNSGTEAVEAAMKIAKASTGKPGIAYLRNSYHGKTLGALSITGRDKHRRYFTPLLDAMVEVPFGDLAALREALNREDVGALMIEPIQGEGGVHIPPAGYLQAVQQLCRETGVLLMVDEVQTGLGRTGKLFACEWDGIEPDVLMLSKSLSGGLIPIGATLCRADLWQKAYGTADRFLVHSSTYGGGNLASVVALSALREILAQDLVGHAERMGAYFKQALSEIAARYPFVSEVRGRGLMLGIQFDQAFTGAVNASAREFATRLPGDWHTTWKFLPDPVQAHLRAAMDRMEQALGEMFCMKFVTKLCQDHKILTFITANSSTVIRIQPPLIISKAEIDRFVGAFATVCEELSTFLD, from the coding sequence ATGAAATTCGGATTCATCGCTCATCCCACCTCGCTGGGGTTGAAACGTTACGTCAAAATGCTCGATCTGCTGCAACGCAACTCGACCGAGCAGCACAGCGGCTATACGCGTGAACTGTGGGAACGACAAAACCTGGTTCCCTTTATGAACTTCGCCAGGATCACCTCGGCGACCGGCGCCACTTGCGAAGGGGTGATCAAATACATGCCGCTGGTGGCGGATGAGATGCTGGCCGACGCACGCGGTATCGCCGCCAGGGTGGTCCAAGGCATCGAAGAGCTGGCCGGCGATGGCGCCGAACTGGTCGGTCTCGGCGGTTTTACCTCTATCGTTGGGCGACGCGGCGAAGCCACTGCGGAAAAGTCGCCGGTGCCGGTCACCTCCGGCAACTCGCTGACCACCTACGCCGGCTACAAGGCCTTGATGCAGATCCAGTCCTGGCTGGAAATCCGCCCGGAGGAGGAACCCGTCGCCATCGTCGGCTATCCGGGGTCGATCTGCCTGGCGCTAAGCCGTCTGCTGCTGGCGCACGGTTTCTCTCTCCATTTGCTGCACCGCGCCGGCCACCATGATCGCAGCGAACTGCTCAGCCATTTGCCCGAGGAGTATCACTCGCGCGTCACCCTGACCAGCGATCCCGAAGATCTCTACCCGCGCTGCAAACTGTTTGCCGCCGCGACCTCCGCCGGCGGCGTGATCGACCCCGCCAGACTGCAACCCGGCTCGATCTTCATCGACGTGGCGCTGCCGCGCGATATCGCTTCGGAAACGCGCCCGGCGCGGGATGACATTCTGATCATCGACGGCGGCTGCGTCACCGCCACCGATGCGGTCAAGTTGGGAGGAGAATCGCTCAACGTCACCATCAAGCAACAATTGAACGGCTGCATGGCGGAAACCATTGTGCTGGCACTGGAAAACCGGCGGGAAAACTTTTCGCTGGGCCGCTATCTGGCGCCGGAAAAAGTGCTGGAGATCGGTGAAATCGCCGAGCGCCACGGGTTCTTCGCCTATCCGCTGGCCTCGTACGGCGAGCGCATCGATCGGCAGAGCGTGATCAATCTCAAGCGCTACTACCACCATGACATCTATGCCGGGGAATCGGCTGATGCGGCGTTGCCCGCATCGCGCCTGGCGTTTATCGACGCGGTCATCGCCCAAACGCCGGCCAGGGAAGACACCCTCGACCGCTATCATCAATACATCAACCCCATGATGGTGGACTTCCTCAAGTTGCAGCGCTGCGACAACGTTTTCCGCAGCGCCGCCGGCACCCAGTTGTATGACGATGCGGGCGAGGCTTTCCTGGACATGGTGGCGGGCTACGGGTGCCTAAACCTGGGCCACAACCCGCAGCCAGTGGTCAACGCGCTGAAAAACTACCTCGACGCTCAAGGCCCCAACTTCATTCAATACATTTCCATTCCCGAACAGACCGCCAAGCTGGCCGAAGTGCTCTGTCGTCTGGCGCCGGGCAACATGGGCCGGGTGTTCTTCAGCAACTCCGGCACCGAAGCCGTCGAGGCCGCGATGAAGATCGCCAAGGCCTCGACGGGCAAGCCGGGCATCGCCTATCTGCGCAACAGTTACCACGGTAAAACGCTGGGTGCGTTGTCCATCACCGGACGAGACAAACACCGCCGCTATTTCACACCGCTGCTGGACGCGATGGTGGAGGTGCCGTTCGGCGATCTCGCCGCGCTGCGGGAAGCGCTGAACCGTGAAGACGTCGGCGCGCTGATGATCGAACCGATCCAGGGCGAAGGCGGCGTGCATATCCCGCCCGCCGGTTACCTGCAGGCGGTGCAGCAGCTCTGCCGCGAGACCGGCGTGCTGCTGATGGTGGACGAAGTGCAAACCGGGCTTGGGCGCACCGGCAAACTTTTCGCCTGCGAATGGGACGGTATCGAGCCGGACGTGCTGATGCTGTCGAAATCCCTGTCCGGCGGCCTGATCCCCATCGGCGCCACGCTGTGCCGAGCCGATCTTTGGCAAAAAGCCTATGGCACGGCGGATCGCTTCCTGGTGCACAGCTCCACCTACGGCGGCGGCAACCTCGCCTCGGTCGTCGCCCTCAGCGCGCTGCGCGAGATCCTGGCGCAGGATTTGGTCGGCCATGCCGAACGGATGGGCGCCTACTTTAAGCAGGCACTGAGCGAGATCGCCGCCCGCTATCCGTTCGTCAGCGAGGTGCGCGGCCGCGGCCTGATGCTGGGGATCCAGTTCGACCAGGCGTTCACCGGCGCGGTCAACGCCTCCGCCCGCGAATTCGCCACCCGGCTGCCCGGCGATTGGCACACCACCTGGAAATTCTTGCCCGATCCGGTGCAAGCCCATCTGCGGGCTGCGATGGATCGCATGGAACAGGCGCTCGGCGAAATGTTCTGCATGAAATTCGTCACCAAGCTGTGCCAGGACCACAAGATCCTGACCTTCATTACCGCCAACAGCTCGACGGTGATCCGTATTCAACCCCCGCTCATCATCAGCAAAGCCGAGATCGACCGTTTCGTCGGCGCCTTTGCCACGGTGTGCGAGGAACTCTCCACCTTTTTAGACTAG